One Phaseolus vulgaris cultivar G19833 chromosome 2, P. vulgaris v2.0, whole genome shotgun sequence DNA window includes the following coding sequences:
- the LOC137810092 gene encoding F-box protein SKIP2-like codes for MNPYANLAHFPVVARVPHAPPSLSSMLLILLNPSIPLRRFLLTFSMGQSPSTAAAPTPDLNRHQISQLHSSSDPPDFEPDLTIRLFDDCLAVIFHFLSNADRKECSHVCRRWRRVDGERRHRLSLVARPELQELVPSLFDRFDAVTKLTLRIDRKYASLNDDALIMISMRCRNLTRLKLRGCRDVTEIGMAGVGDNCKALKKLSCASCMFGTKGIAALLDRCVTLEDLTLKRLRGVHHITEVEVGAAASLKSICLKELVNGQSFTPLVISSKKLRTLKVIGCTGDWDDTLVRVGCLNGGLVEIHLEKVQVSDVGLVGVSRCLGLETLHVVKTAECSNIGLSMVAERCRLLRKIHIDGWRTNRIGDDGLAAIGKHCSDLQELVLIGVYPTFSSLAAIACNCRNLERLALCGIGTVGDAEIECIADKCVALKKLCIKGCPVSNAGIGALASGCPNLVKVKVKKCRKITGRGVEWVREQRVSLAFNYDDSEVEALDGSGSDGVGGAHDGVAEAEAEAEAEAEPPSSNNNTRLTMLRTRLGLLAGRNLLSCAFRRLSNIDNVSSSNFL; via the coding sequence ATGAATCCATACGCAAATCTCGCCCACTTCCCCGTGGTCGCGCGTGTACCACACGCGCCTCCTTCCTTAAGTTCAATGCTTCTCATTCTATTAAATCCTTCAATACCTCTCCGCCGCTTCCTCCTCACATTTTCCATGGGACAGTCACCGTCCACCGCTGCCGCGCCAACGCCGGACCTCAACCGCCACCAAATTTCTCAGTTACATTCAAGCAGCGATCCTCCCGATTTCGAACCCGACCTCACCATCCGTCTTTTCGACGATTGCTTGGCGGTGATCTTCCATTTCCTCAGCAACGCCGACAGGAAAGAGTGCTCTCACGTCTGTCGGAGATGGCGCCGCGTGGACGGAGAGAGGCGGCACCGCCTCTCGCTTGTCGCTCGGCCGGAATTGCAAGAGCTCGTTCCCTCCCTATTTGACCGCTTCGACGCGGTCACAAAACTCACTTTACGAATAGACCGGAAGTACGCGAGCTTAAACGACGACGCTTTGATTATGATCTCGATGCGGTGCAGGAACCTCACGCGTTTGAAGCTGCGTGGGTGCCGTGACGTAACGGAAATTGGAATGGCCGGCGTAGGCGATAACTGCAAGGCCTTGAAGAAGCTATCGTGCGCGTCGTGCATGTTCGGCACGAAGGGAATCGCGGCGCTGCTCGATCGATGCGTAACGTTAGAAGATCTGACGTTGAAGCGGCTCCGTGGGGTCCACCATATCACCGAGGTGGAGGTTGGTGCCGCGGCTTCGTTGAAATCTATATGCCTGAAGGAGCTCGTGAACGGTCAAAGCTTTACGCCACTTGTGATTAGTTCAAAGAAGCTTCGAACTTTGAAGGTGATTGGGTGTACGGGGGATTGGGATGATACTCTGGTTAGGGTTGGGTGTTTAAACGGTGGGTTGGTTGAGATTCACTTGGAGAAGGTTCAAGTTAGCGATGTGGGACTTGTGGGGGTGTCCAGGTGTTTGGGGTTGGAGACTCTGCACGTTGTGAAAACCGCGGAGTGCTCCAATATAGGGCTTTCGATGGTTGCTGAGAGGTGCAGGCTGTTGAGGAAGATTCACATAGATGGGTGGAGGACTAATAGGATTGGTGATGATGGTTTGGCTGCGATTGGCAAACACTGTTCTGATTTGCAGGAGCTTGTGTTGATTGGTGTTTACCCTACTTTCTCAAGCTTGGCGGCGATTGCATGCAATTGCAGGAATTTGGAGAGGTTGGCTCTTTGTGGGATTGGAACCGTTGGTGATGCGGAGATTGAGTGTATTGCTGATAAGTGTGTTGCACTCAAGAAGCTTTGTATTAAAGGGTGCCCTGTATCCAATGCTGGGATCGGAGCTCTAGCTTCAGGATGTCCCAATTTGGTTAAGGTTAAGGTGAAGAAGTGCAGAAAGATTACTGGTAGAGGGGTAGAGTGGGTGCGAGAACAGAGGGTTTCTTTGGCGTTTAATTATGATGATAGTGAAGTTGAAGCTTTGGATGGGAGTGGAAGTGATGGGGTTGGGGGAGCTCATGATGGTGTGGCAGAGGCTGAGGCAGAAGCTGAGGCGGAGGCTGAGCCT
- the LOC137810080 gene encoding microtubule-associated protein RP/EB family member 1C has product MATNIGIMDAAYFVGRSEILSWINSTLQLSLSKVEEACSGAVHCQLLDAAHPGIVPMHKVNFDAKNEYEMIQNYKVLQDVFNKLKITKYIEVSKLVKGRPLDNLEFMQWMKRYCDSVNSGQNNYNALERREVCRGGRETSKKSANSQASTKGSTSQRPQSSHNSRRTEVLNANPTNQAVKVARAPIAAGGPAYEEKITELKLSIDSLEKERDFYFAKLRDIEILCQTPEIEHSPIVEAIQKILYATDDDGTAVAEAQALLSAGHKEIEGLSPIAEVSEEKSSSETNKRKNISNIDFDAAGIATLSPRQRLSDVSDVHCSGSPLMTC; this is encoded by the exons atggcGACCAACATTGGAATCATGGATGCGGCTTACTTCGTTGGCAGATCTGAGATTCTTTCTTGGATCAACTCCACTCTGCAACTCAGTCTCTCCAAAGTCGAAGAG GCATGTTCCGGCGCTGTTCACTGCCAGCTTCTCGATGCGGCTCATCCTGGGATAGTGCCGATGCACAAAGTCAATTTCGATGCCAAGAACGAGTACGAGATGATTCAGAACTACAAGGTCCTTCAAGATGTCTTTAACAAACTCAAAATCACCAAG TACATCGAGGTCAGCAAGCTCGTGAAAGGAAGGCCATTGGATAACCTAGAATTCATGCAATGGATGAAAAGATACTGCGATTCTGTCAATTCCGGACAGAACAA TTATAATGCTTTGGAGAGGAGAGAGGTTTGCAGAGGAGGAAGAGAAACGAGTAAGAAATCTGCAAACTCCCAAGCCTCTACTAAGGGTTCTACTTCGCAGAGACCTCAGTCTTCCCACAATTCTCGAAGAACCGAGGTTCTAAATGCAAATCCAACAAATCAGGCTGTTAAGGTCGCGAGAGCACCAATTGCTGCAGGTGGCCCTGCTTATGAGGAAaag ATAACGGAGTTGAAGTTGTCCATCGATAGTCTTGAGAAAGAACGGGACTTCTACTTTGCAAAACTGAGAGATATTGAGATACTGTGCCAGACTCCTGAGATAGAACACTCACCG ATCGTTGAGGCGATTCAGAAGATATTATATGCCACAGATGATGATGGAACGGCTGTGGCTGAAGCTCAAGCCTTACTTTCTGCTGGTCATAAGGAAATAGAGGGGTTGAGTCCAATAGCTGAGGTTTCTGAGGAGAAAAGCAGTTCAGAAACTAACAAGAGAAAGAATATTTCCAATATTGATTTTGATGCTGCTGGCATCGCAACGTTGTCTCCCAGACAGAGGCTTTCTGATGTTTCGGATGTTCACTGTAGCGGGTCACCTCTTATGACTTGTTAA
- the LOC137810081 gene encoding ADP-ribosylation factor 2-like: MGLTVSRLMRLFYARKEMRILMVGLDAAGKTTILYKLKLGEIVTTIPTIGFNVETVEYKNVSFTVWDVGGQDKIRPLWRHYFQNTQGLIFVVDSNDRERILESRDELHRMLSEDELRDATVLVFANKQDLPNALSVAEITDKLGLHSLRLRRWYIQPTCATSGQGLYEGLDWLSSHISNKTR, translated from the exons ATGGGTTTGACGGTGTCACGGCTAATGAGATTGTTTTATGCGAGGAAAGAAATGAGGATCCTCATGGTGGGTCTTGATGCAGCTGGGAAAACAACTATACTCTATAAACTTAAACTTGGAGAAATCGTCACTACAATACCCACAATAG GCTTCAATGTGGAGACTGTTGAGTACAAAAATGTCAGCTTCACTGTCTGGGATGTTGGAGGGCAGGACAAG ATTCGACCATTGTGGAGACACTACTTTCAGAACACACAAGGTCTTATCTTTGTGGTAGACAGTAACGATAGAGAAAGAATTTTGGAATCCAGAGACGAGTTGCATAGAATGCTAAGTGAG GATGAACTTCGCGATGCTACAGTTCTGGTGTTTGCCAATAAGCAAGACCTTCCTAATGCTTTGAGTGTTGCAGAAATTACAGATAAACTTGGTTTACATTCACTTCGCCTGCGTCGCTG GTACATCCAACCAACCTGTGCCACATCCGGGCAAGGACTCTATGAAGGGCTAGATTGGTTATCCAGTCACATATCTAACAAGACAAGATGA
- the LOC137810093 gene encoding cyclin-D3-3-like, with amino-acid sequence MSHPPSPSFLLCHEQHSSFQQHSPTLITTPSSSPSIFSDNHLFSQHDHLLSLLSKETATHFTPSPSHHVVRWISTLSHFHGFAPLTTVLAVNYFYRFVNRRSFQSEDKPWRTQLAAVACVSLAAKVEETRVPLLLELQVEESKFVFEANTIHTMELLVLSTLEWKMNPVTPICFFQHFLTRLALKPHLHWEFLCGCQHVLLSVIADSRVMSYLPSTLAAAIMIHVIEEIEPLNAREYRNQLLGLLRSSEEQVNECYKLMLGLLVCCEGIHNPGQRRKRFSEPSSPDGVIDASFCCESSNDSWSVASLSVEPEFKRRKAQDQQMRLPSVDRVSIGVLNIPRQ; translated from the exons ATGTCTCATCCACCATCACCCTCTTTCCTACTCTGTCATGAACAACACTCCTCTTTCCAACAGCATTCTCCAACTCTCATCACCACCCCATCTTCTTCACCTTCCATTTTTTCCGACAACCACCTCTTCTCCCAACACGACCACCTTCTCTCTCTACTCTCCAAAGAGACCGCAACGCATTTCACTCCCTCCCCTTCCCACCACGTCGTCCGCTGGATTTCTACACTTTCTCACTTCCACGGTTTCGCTCCTCTCACCACCGTTCTTGCCGTGAACTACTTCTACAGGTTCGTTAACAGAAGAAGCTTTCAGAGCGAAGATAAACCGTGGAGGACCCAACTAGCAGCCGTTGCTTGCGTCTCTCTCGCGGCCAAAGTGGAAGAGACACGAGTGCCGCTTCTTTTGGAGTTGCAA GTGGAGGAATCGAAATTTGTGTTTGAAGCGAACACCATACATACAATGGAGCTCCTCGTGCTGTCCACTCTCGAATGGAAAATGAACCCTGTCACCCCAATCTGTTTCTTTCAACACTTTCTCACAAGGCTTGCTTTGAAGCCTCACTTGCACTGGGAATTTCTCTGTGGGTGCCAACATGTTCTTCTCTCTGTCATCGCCG aCTCAAGGGTTATGAGTTATCTTCCTTCTACATTGGCTGCTGCTATAATGATCCACGTTATTGAAGAGATTGAACCATTGAATGCTAGGGAGTACCGAAATCAGCTTCTTGGTTTACTCAGAAGTAGCGAG GAGCAAGTGAATGAGTGCTACAAACTGATGCTGGGACTATTAGTTTGCTGTGAAGGGATTCACAATCCTGGTCAGAGGCGCAAACGTTTCTCTGAGCCAAGTAGCCCTGATGGGGTCATTGATGCATCTTTCTGCTGTGAaagttcaaatgattcatggtCAGTGGCATCACTTTCTGTGGAGCCAGAGTTTAAGAGGAGGAAAGCTCAGGACCAGCAGATGCGTTTGCCTTCAGTGGATCGAGTGTCTATTGGTGTTCTAAATATTCCTCGTCAATAA